A window of Gallus gallus isolate bGalGal1 chromosome 3, bGalGal1.mat.broiler.GRCg7b, whole genome shotgun sequence genomic DNA:
ttaaaaaaatagctgGTATTGAATAAAGCCCATTTAAAGCAATAGAAAATTAGCCTGAACCAACTTGTGCTACTTGCTCTGACAGTGTCTGAAGttacaaggagagaaaaatgcatttgaataaTACTGATGCCCAGAAtagattacatttttttccgATACCTTGAGGACTGCTTTGTATTTATGAGCTCTTACCAAAAGGTGTATATCTATGAGAAAAACTGtaacttttgaaaatgaaggaaattagCTGCTAACTCGTAATATTTCAGAGATTCTTGAGAGCTTCCAGTAACAGCGACCACGAGAAAAGCTCCACCACTGTACCGAAAGGTACCGACTCACATTACACTTTCACACTCGGTGTACATTTTTCGTCAAGAACCTATGAATGTATTAGAAAAAGTGCATTAATTATCAGTGGCGTCTGAAAGGTTCTTGTTAACCTTTTGATAAGCCACCAGAATTACTTATTAGATGAtgcatttttcaagtttttctttGCATGCTTCATATATTTACATGACAATGCATTCCCAAGCAAGTAATAAGCATGAGAAATAATACAATTCTTGAATGTACCTGCTACAAGTTTTAAGATAAATGTAAGTTCCATCAAGTTACTCAATGTAATCACTAAAGGACTGCATTGAgagttttaaatgaaacagtAAGCACTTAATTTACTAAGTGCTGCACTGATTTACAAGTCTGAAGCTCACCGACTACGCGACTGAGCTGCATCCAATTTCAATCAGAATCTGCAAGGATGTCTTTTATAAAGAAACAATTCCATTCAGGTACAATTCTCTTTAGCTTACCAACTCCACTATTTAATCTGAACGTTTTTCAGTATGGTAGAGAAGACCTAATGTAAATTCAGCTCGTACCTTCCCGGCTAGACAGACCCTCGCATCCGTCCTGACGTTTTGCAGTTGTCTCAAGAGAGCAGACCAGGGCTTTTGTGCCAAGTGGAACCATTCTCATCGTAATCAGTGTAATTCTTAAAGTGTACATCACAAAACCATCATCAACATTTAGGTCTCAAAGCTACACATGTACAACATTTTATTTGGAGTACCACTGAAGGGCTATTATTCCAGAGCCCATAAAGTTATTCTTAGATGTCCATACACTTCTCATTAAACAGGAAACTTCCACACAAGTTCTTGCAAGACTGTTTATTGAATTTAACAGTTCAAATGGAGTTTAGATGCAgtttatatagaaaaaaaaaatccattttcaggTAAACTGCAACCAAAAATTACAGTACAAAATAGTAAGTGATTCACTGAGACTGTAAGTGTCCTAACATGTTAAACTATGAAGTATTTGTGCAGGCTCACTATTTGATTTCCTTCTTTGTAACAGAGGACTTGTTAAAAggagtttctttgtttttctaaatcCCAAGTTAAGTCTATGAAATGGAAACATTGTCATCACAATTCAGATATACAAGATTTAAAACTGGCACAGAGGACCTAACATTTTTCCCAAAAAGTTGAGGCAGATTTTGTTGAATGATAattgcgtgtgtgtgtgtgtatctgttATAAACTCCGGTGGCTTTGGAGCACAGtatccttttctcttttgagaTCTTGAAAAAATTTCCCACCATGAGAACTGGTAAGGAAGAGGAGAAGTAGCAGCTTGTTTCTTGCGTACAGTGCAACACCATGCGCAGCTGCCCGGCGTCTCGGAACAAAGGGAGGATGGCAATGAGCAACGCACAGAGGCATATCCCCTTCACGCTGCGAGCACGTCCGAGATTTCTCTGGGGAGAGGGAAGCGAGCACGAGGACGAAGCATCAGTCTATATGTCATGCATAGCTATGGTGCACGGCCGCTGCCGTGGCGCTGTCAGACGTCCGAGTTGGAGCTGAGGTTTGTTAACCTGGGGTCGGCGTTGATCTCATACCTGTAGTGATATCCCTCCATGTGATCCCTGCAGGCATCTCTGATGTTGTGCATCCACTTTTTGATTCCTTTTCGGTTCAAGTACAAAACCAGGAGGAAAATTGCCCCGATGAGAGCCAAGACTATCCCTAAGAAGACGTAGGAAGTCTGTAGCTGGGAGGGCACATCCACAGGTGCAGAGCAGTTGAGCTCTGACGTGTTGAGCttcagcagggctctgcctgccaTCTTCTCGGGGAAGGCGCAGCTCAGGGCCTCCTTGCCCTCCACCTGGTCGCTCTCCTTCAGCCAGGCCACCATGTCCTCGATGGCACAGTCGCACACCCAGGTGTTGTGGCTGAGGCTGATGCGCCGCAGGGCAGGCAGCCCGCGCCACTGGGCCAGGGTGCCGTTCCGCAGCACGCCCAGCGAGTTGTCGCTGAGGTTGAGGCTCTGCAGACGAACCAGCCCCTGGAAGGAGACGTTCCGCAGCCCCACCAGCGAGTTGTTGCTGAGGTCCAGGTGCCGCAGGGCGGGCAGCGCGCCCAGCATGCcggtgggcagcagcagcagcccgtTGTCGGCCAGCTCCAAGCGGCTGAGGTTGCGCAGggccccagcctgcagcaggtcGGCCAGGCCAAGGAGAGCGCCCTGCTCCCGCAGGGCCCCGCGCAGGGCCAGCTCCTCCAGCGGGCTGGCCCGCCCGAAGGCCAGCGGGCTGAGCTCCGCCAGCGGGTTGCCGCCGAGGTCCAGCTGCCGCAGGGCGGGCAGGGCGGCCAGGGCGCCGGCCTCCACGGCCCGCAGGTGGTTGCCGCTGAGGTTGAGGCTTCCCAGCTCGGCCAGGCGCGGGGCGGACAGCGCGCCGGCGGGCAGGCGGCCCAGGCGGTTGCCGGTGATGAAGAGGTTGCGCACGTAGGGCGGCAGGTCGGGCGGCACCTCCGTCAGGTTCTTGTTCACGCACTTCACCGTCTTGGCCGCCTCCGAGCACTCGCAGGGGGCCGGGCAGGCGGCGGGCGGCTGCGCCGAGCCGCAGCCCAGCAGGGCGTGCaacagcagccccaggcacagcGCGCCGCGCCGCTCGGCCTCGCGCCCCGGCATCGCGCCCGCCCCGCGGGCAGGCGGCGGTTCGGCCCGGGACCAAAGTTTCCCCGCCGAGCGCACGCGGCCGCGCTCCGCTTCCCGCAGGGAGAGCCGCGGCACGGGGGCAAAGCGAGAGGGCAGCGCGGCTCCGCGCCTCGCCCCCCGCCCGCCACACGTGGCCCCGCCGAGAGTTCCTCCCCGGTCGCGGCGCGCGGAGCACAAAGAGGAACGAAAGGCGcgggccgcccgccgcctcccgtCCCGGGCTGCCCGCTCTGCTCCGCGGAGTGCCGCCCGCGGAGCCGTCCCGCGGCCCCGTCCCACAGCTCCGCCGCTCACCTCCTGCCGCCGCTCGCGCCCCGCGCCCGGAGCCAactccgcgccgccgccgctaACTCCGCGCCCACCTCCCCGCGCCTGGCCCTGCCTCCGCTGCCAGGAGAAACCAACCGCCGCCACGCCCGGGGGGAGCCGGGCCGGCCGCCttccgccccgccgccgcccacGTCCCGCCCGCCGTGCCCGCGCCCCGGTCCCGCTGCCGCCACGGGACGGCCGTGCCCGGGAGCCCGGCGGGAGGGCGGGTTCCCGCCCGGCGCTGCGCAGCCCCGGTCCCCCCGGGTGCGTTG
This region includes:
- the TPBG gene encoding trophoblast glycoprotein isoform X1 — protein: MVVNKKRGDSGSAGGGFAVGSPLGERTGAEPSRAEPPRRRPSRGSPAWSSPARRQGKPPAAPTHPGGPGLRSAGREPALPPGSRARPSRGGSGTGARARRAGRGRRRGGRRPARLPPGVAAVGFSWQRRQGQARGGGRGVSGGGAELAPGAGRERRQEVSGGAVGRGRGTAPRAALRGAERAARDGRRRAARAFRSSLCSARRDRGGTLGGATCGGRGARRGAALPSRFAPVPRLSLREAERGRVRSAGKLWSRAEPPPARGAGAMPGREAERRGALCLGLLLHALLGCGSAQPPAACPAPCECSEAAKTVKCVNKNLTEVPPDLPPYVRNLFITGNRLGRLPAGALSAPRLAELGSLNLSGNHLRAVEAGALAALPALRQLDLGGNPLAELSPLAFGRASPLEELALRGALREQGALLGLADLLQAGALRNLSRLELADNGLLLLPTGMLGALPALRHLDLSNNSLVGLRNVSFQGLVRLQSLNLSDNSLGVLRNGTLAQWRGLPALRRISLSHNTWVCDCAIEDMVAWLKESDQVEGKEALSCAFPEKMAGRALLKLNTSELNCSAPVDVPSQLQTSYVFLGIVLALIGAIFLLVLYLNRKGIKKWMHNIRDACRDHMEGYHYRYEINADPRLTNLSSNSDV